Genomic segment of Paenibacillus sp. FSL R5-0912:
GAAATTCTTAAGCCTTTCTTATCGAGCTCTTCTAATTCATGATCTTGTGAAGGAACGAAGGCAATCAGATTCTGAATTAATTCATGCTGGATGCTGTTTGGATTCACCGAGTAAAAAATCCACTGGCCTTTCCGGTTCTCCTTGACCAGCCCCGCATCCTTGAGCTTCCGCAAGTGCTGGCTCACAGATGGCTGACTAGTCTTGAAAATATCAA
This window contains:
- a CDS encoding ArsR/SmtB family transcription factor, encoding MSFDLDELDEVSQTLKLLGDKTRLTMMKLLEKQECCVCELVDIFKTSQPSVSQHLRKLKDAGLVKENRKGQWIFYSVNPNSIQHELIQNLIAFVPSQDHELEELDKKGLRISCD